One region of Rana temporaria chromosome 9, aRanTem1.1, whole genome shotgun sequence genomic DNA includes:
- the LOC120913020 gene encoding protein Wnt-7b-like: MRVKLSVLDLCHTVLCIGLMLCGEGGVSSVLALGASIICRKMPGLSPRQRNICEARPDAMIAIGTGARLGTEECRYQFQHSRWNCTSLGEPSLFGPELKVGSRETAFYYAILSAGIAHTITNACSHGNLTNCGCDRDKHGHHDPEKGWRWGGCSADVKHGMRLSREFLDAREVKRNARTLMNLHNNLVGRKILEKSVRLECKCHGVSGSCTVKTCWVTLPHFREMGYMLKERYKEAVMVEAVRGRRQQLPTFLKLKNPQSYAKPAETDLVYVDGSPNFCERDDATGSAGTYGRLCNRTSDSCELLCCGRGYKTFQYTHTWQCHCKFHWCCHVTCSTCSERTQAYTCN, encoded by the exons TGGGGTGTCGTCTGTGCTGGCTCTCGGTGCTAGTATCATCTGCCGGAAAATGCCGGGCTTATCACCGAGACAGAGAAACATCTGTGAGGCCCGTCCAGACGCCATGATCGCCATCGGCACCGGCGCTCGTCTGGGCACTGAGGAATGCCGCTACCAGTTCCAGCACAGCCGGTGGAACTGCACCTCCCTGGGGGAACCGAGTCTCTTTGGACCAGAGCTAAAAGTGG GCAGTCGAGAAACCGCCTTCTATTACGCCATCCTGTCGGCCGGCATCGCCCACACCATCACCAACGCCTGCAGCCACGGCAACCTGACCAACTGCGGCTGCGACCGGGACAAGCACGGGCACCACGACCCCGAGAAGGGATGGCGATGGGGCGGGTGCTCCGCCGACGTGAAGCACGGCATGCGCCTGTCCCGCGAGTTCCTGGACGCCCGGGAGGTGAAGCGCAACGCCCGCACCTTGATGAACCTGCACAACAACCTGGTGGGGAGAAAG atctTAGAGAAGAGCGTCCGCCTGGAGTGCAAGTGTCACGGGGTTTCGGGCTCGTGCACGGTGAAGACTTGCTGGGTCACCTTGCCTCATTTCCGAGAGATGGGCTACATGCTGAAGGAGCGCTACAAGGAGGCGGTGATGGTGGAGGCCGTCAGAGGGAGGCGCCAGCAGCTGCCCACCTTCCTGAAGCTGAAGAACCCCCAGAGCTACGCCAAGCCGGCCGAGACGGACCTGGTCTACGTGGACGGCTCCCCCAACTTCTGCGAGAGGGACGACGCCACGGGGAGCGCGGGCACCTACGGGCGCCTGTGCAACCGCACGTCCGACAGCTGCGAGCTCCTGTGCTGCGGCCGCGGGTACAAGACCTTCCAGTACACCCACACGTGGCAGTGCCACTGCAAGTTCCACTGGTGTTGCCACGTGACGTGCAGCACGTGCAGCGAAAGGACGCAAGCCTATACGTGCAATTAG